A window of Opitutus sp. ER46 contains these coding sequences:
- the cobC gene encoding alpha-ribazole phosphatase family protein, which produces MTLIRHTRVAGLAGLCYGRTDVGVAETFAEEVAAVRAALAGVDGAEGGRRLVFTSPSQRCRRLAAELGAVDVRVDARLMELDFGAWENRAWADVPRTEIDAWARDYVRGAPPGGESFAALAERVAAFRAALPEEENVVVVTHAGVIRAWLCGEEGRPLERAFERDVMFGEVVRLGCR; this is translated from the coding sequence GTGACACTGATCCGGCACACCCGCGTGGCCGGGCTGGCGGGGCTGTGTTACGGGCGGACGGATGTCGGCGTCGCGGAGACGTTCGCCGAGGAAGTGGCGGCGGTGCGTGCGGCCCTGGCGGGAGTCGACGGCGCGGAGGGCGGGCGACGGTTGGTCTTCACCAGCCCGAGCCAGCGGTGTCGGCGACTGGCGGCGGAGTTGGGCGCGGTGGACGTGCGGGTGGACGCGCGGCTGATGGAGTTGGATTTCGGGGCATGGGAGAACCGGGCGTGGGCGGACGTGCCTCGAACGGAGATCGACGCATGGGCGCGGGACTACGTGCGCGGAGCGCCGCCCGGAGGGGAGAGCTTTGCGGCGCTGGCGGAACGGGTGGCGGCGTTTCGCGCGGCGCTGCCCGAGGAGGAGAACGTCGTGGTCGTGACCCACGCCGGCGTGATCCGCGCCTGGCTTTGCGGGGAAGAAGGCCGGCCGCTGGAGCGGGCGTTCGAGCGG